Genomic segment of Methanofollis sp.:
CATCGATCGATGTACCAACCGTCTTTTTCCTGATATGACCCTGCTGCTACGGCGATCTGCACGGCAAGGATGTGCCAGCAGCACCGCCCCCGGTAGATGAAGTCCTTGCAGGTGCAGAAATCGTCCTCGACGATGTACTCGTCCGAACAACCGGTGACGACAAAGAAGTCGTCGTACTTCCGCACCAGGCCGCCGTCGACTGCTGCGAGCGCCTTTTCCCCCCGGCCCCTGTAGGAACGACAGATTTGCTCCCTGACCGGCGGGGTCAGGCCGCCCGCGTCCCTGATCTCCTGCCAGATATCCTTCATGGAAGGGTCGTGACTGTC
This window contains:
- a CDS encoding SWIM zinc finger family protein, with translation MKDIWQEIRDAGGLTPPVREQICRSYRGRGEKALAAVDGGLVRKYDDFFVVTGCSDEYIVEDDFCTCKDFIYRGRCCWHILAVQIAVAAGSYQEKDGWYIDRWKMIR